Proteins from one Streptosporangium becharense genomic window:
- a CDS encoding Glu/Leu/Phe/Val family dehydrogenase — protein MTDVFGLSHKDAGPVSSQARHEQVVFCSDERSGLHAIIAIYNTALGPALGGTRFYPYESEQAALADVLNLSRAMAYKNALAGLDLGGGKAVIIGDPATGKSEALLRAYGRFVQSLGGRYFTACDVGTYSEDMDVVARESSYVTGRTFANGGAGDSSILTAYGVFQGMRAAAEHTYGTPTLRGRRVGVEGVGKVGHRLVDHLVEDGAEVVVCDVSERAVELVRRRHPQVEVVAGRAELTGAEIDVYAPCALGGALDDDVVARLRATIVCGGANNQLAHPGVEKQLADRGILYAPDYVVNSGGVIQVADEIQGFNMDRAKAKATQIYETTLKIFASAAEDGVPPAVAADRLAERRMSEVGRIRGIWLGR, from the coding sequence GTGACCGACGTCTTCGGGTTGTCCCACAAGGACGCGGGCCCGGTAAGCAGCCAGGCGAGGCACGAGCAGGTCGTTTTCTGTTCCGACGAGCGAAGTGGCCTCCACGCGATCATCGCGATCTACAACACCGCCCTCGGTCCCGCCCTCGGCGGCACCAGGTTCTACCCGTACGAGAGCGAGCAGGCCGCGCTGGCCGACGTGCTCAACCTCTCGCGGGCGATGGCCTACAAGAACGCCCTGGCCGGACTCGACCTCGGTGGCGGCAAGGCCGTCATCATCGGCGACCCGGCGACCGGCAAGAGCGAGGCGCTGCTGCGCGCCTACGGCCGGTTCGTCCAGTCGCTGGGCGGGCGTTACTTCACCGCGTGCGACGTGGGCACCTACAGCGAGGACATGGACGTGGTGGCCCGCGAGAGCTCCTACGTGACCGGCCGCACGTTCGCCAACGGCGGCGCCGGAGACTCCTCCATCCTGACCGCGTACGGCGTCTTCCAGGGCATGCGCGCCGCGGCCGAGCACACCTACGGCACGCCCACGCTGCGCGGCAGGCGTGTCGGCGTCGAGGGGGTCGGCAAGGTCGGCCACCGCCTGGTGGACCACCTGGTCGAAGACGGCGCCGAGGTCGTCGTCTGCGACGTCAGCGAGCGGGCCGTGGAGCTGGTGCGGCGGCGTCACCCGCAGGTGGAGGTGGTCGCCGGGCGGGCGGAGCTGACCGGTGCCGAGATCGACGTCTACGCGCCGTGCGCTCTCGGCGGTGCGCTGGACGACGACGTGGTCGCCCGGCTGCGCGCCACGATCGTGTGCGGCGGGGCCAACAACCAGCTGGCCCACCCCGGGGTCGAGAAGCAGCTCGCCGACCGCGGCATCCTCTACGCACCCGACTACGTCGTCAACTCGGGCGGGGTCATCCAGGTGGCGGACGAGATCCAGGGCTTCAACATGGATCGCGCCAAGGCAAAGGCCACCCAGATCTACGAAACGACTCTAAAGATCTTCGCCAGCGCGGCGGAGGACGGCGTCCCTCCTGCGGTCGCAGCCGATAGGCTAGCCGAGCGCAGAATGTCGGAAGTCGGGCGGATTAGGGGCATTTGGCTGGGCCGCTAG
- a CDS encoding Crp/Fnr family transcriptional regulator encodes MNFTPEPGEFITMLTSEEITALYAAGRPRRWDRGATMFTEGDVSDWVLLLTSGRVKASSHTAVGSEVVLAVRGPGALLGEFAAIDRLPRSATVTALEPVEGIVVRDFPAYLQENGRVAVLLMRLITAKMRDSDRKRIEYGAFDTAGRVATRLVELAERYGEAVDGGVRVSLPLSQDELAGWTGASREAVSKALRSLRDRGLIETGRRRVIVHDMDGLRRRAH; translated from the coding sequence ATGAATTTCACCCCGGAACCGGGTGAGTTCATCACGATGCTCACGAGTGAGGAGATCACGGCCCTGTACGCCGCCGGGCGTCCCCGGCGCTGGGACCGGGGCGCCACGATGTTCACCGAGGGCGACGTGTCCGACTGGGTGCTCCTGCTGACCTCCGGCCGGGTCAAGGCGTCCTCGCACACCGCGGTCGGCAGCGAGGTGGTGCTCGCGGTGCGCGGGCCGGGCGCGCTGCTCGGCGAGTTCGCGGCGATCGACCGCCTGCCCAGGTCGGCCACGGTCACCGCGCTGGAGCCGGTCGAGGGGATCGTCGTCCGTGACTTCCCCGCCTACCTCCAGGAGAACGGGCGGGTGGCGGTGCTGCTCATGCGGCTGATCACCGCCAAGATGCGCGACTCCGACCGCAAGCGGATCGAGTACGGCGCGTTCGACACCGCGGGCCGGGTGGCCACCCGCCTGGTCGAGCTGGCCGAGCGGTACGGCGAGGCGGTCGACGGCGGCGTCCGGGTGTCGCTCCCGCTCTCCCAGGATGAGCTGGCCGGCTGGACCGGCGCCTCCCGGGAGGCGGTCAGCAAGGCTCTGCGTTCACTCCGCGACCGGGGCCTGATCGAGACCGGCCGCCGCCGTGTGATCGTCCATGACATGGACGGCCTGCGCAGGAGAGCCCACTGA
- a CDS encoding MFS transporter has translation MVAVPQDLPGSPEYLSKLRYAWRVCSVTSLGMVLIGVSGSTLNVALPAVVRHFRADAFASGWVLLSFLLVNTASLVFFGRVADLLGRREIYLAGFALFTAGSLLAGLSPGVWFLIAMRVVQAVGAAMILANGTVIITDAFPPDRLSQGMGVYIGTLSVAQLAGPTLGGLVADIAGWQWIFWVNVPAGLVALTWGAFTLRRAPRGPRRPVDAPGNLIVFAVLSAALIALSEAGSRGLNSPVVLAGAAVAVALVPVLVFVERRSPNPVLDMRLFGDRMLAFANAASFCNALARAALVLLVALYFQAARGVDAVTAALGVLPVPIGMALASPVAGAAGRRVPPYALSVGGALMSTAGLGALFLTVDPATPYWIVGAGLFLCGCGSGTFLTGNTTQVMSALPAGSMGVVNGFRLMIMNVGIVLSVALTLSVLTGSVSAGLRAQVYAGTLSRVSPVAVEQLMDGFRNAYAMLFAVALAGTLTAALARTRRDPGAP, from the coding sequence ATGGTCGCAGTTCCCCAAGATCTGCCCGGTTCCCCGGAATACCTGTCAAAGCTCCGTTACGCCTGGCGGGTCTGCTCGGTCACCAGCCTCGGCATGGTCCTGATCGGCGTCTCCGGCAGCACGTTGAACGTGGCACTCCCCGCCGTGGTCCGGCACTTCCGGGCGGACGCGTTCGCCTCGGGCTGGGTCCTGCTGTCCTTCCTCCTCGTCAACACCGCGAGCCTGGTCTTCTTCGGCCGGGTGGCCGACCTGCTGGGCCGGCGGGAGATCTACCTGGCGGGGTTCGCCCTGTTCACCGCCGGGTCGTTGCTCGCCGGACTCTCGCCGGGCGTCTGGTTCCTGATCGCGATGCGGGTGGTGCAGGCGGTCGGGGCGGCGATGATCCTGGCGAACGGAACCGTGATCATCACCGACGCCTTCCCTCCGGACCGGCTCAGCCAGGGCATGGGCGTCTACATCGGCACGCTCTCGGTGGCCCAGCTCGCCGGGCCGACCCTGGGCGGTCTCGTCGCCGACATCGCCGGTTGGCAGTGGATCTTCTGGGTGAACGTGCCCGCCGGGCTGGTCGCCCTCACCTGGGGGGCGTTCACCCTGCGCCGGGCTCCCCGCGGGCCGCGCCGGCCGGTGGACGCGCCGGGCAACCTGATCGTGTTCGCCGTGCTCTCGGCGGCCCTGATCGCGCTGTCCGAGGCGGGGTCACGGGGTCTGAACAGCCCGGTGGTGCTGGCCGGGGCGGCGGTCGCGGTGGCGCTGGTCCCGGTCCTGGTGTTCGTGGAGCGTCGTTCCCCCAACCCGGTGCTCGACATGCGGCTGTTCGGCGACCGCATGCTGGCCTTCGCCAACGCGGCCTCGTTCTGCAACGCGCTGGCACGCGCGGCGCTGGTCCTCCTGGTCGCCCTCTACTTCCAGGCGGCCAGGGGCGTCGACGCCGTCACCGCCGCGCTGGGCGTGCTGCCGGTGCCGATCGGCATGGCCCTGGCCTCACCGGTGGCGGGTGCCGCCGGCCGCCGGGTGCCGCCCTACGCGCTGTCCGTGGGCGGAGCCCTGATGAGCACGGCGGGACTGGGTGCGCTGTTCCTGACCGTGGACCCGGCCACGCCGTACTGGATCGTCGGGGCGGGCCTGTTCCTGTGCGGCTGCGGCAGCGGCACCTTCCTCACCGGCAACACCACGCAGGTCATGTCCGCGCTGCCCGCCGGAAGCATGGGCGTGGTGAACGGCTTCCGGCTCATGATCATGAATGTCGGGATCGTGCTCAGCGTCGCCCTCACCCTGAGTGTCCTGACCGGCTCGGTCAGCGCCGGGCTGCGTGCCCAGGTGTACGCGGGCACGCTCTCACGCGTCTCGCCGGTGGCCGTCGAGCAGCTGATGGACGGGTTCCGCAACGCCTACGCCATGTTGTTCGCCGTCGCTCTGGCGGGCACCCTGACGGCCGCCCTGGCGCGCACCCGCCGGGACCCCGGCGCACCGTAG
- a CDS encoding sterol carrier family protein, with protein sequence MEGVPPHKPDPAKVRAALDGQLIALDEPPYDGPEKLTALLGACVGATLRAFERGIVPERDAARFAVRHLLDELATTAPGRTVEVRVPPYAAVQCVEGPCHTRGTPPNVVETDARTWLELATGRMTWAEATEAGKVTASGARADLSGHLPLR encoded by the coding sequence ATGGAAGGCGTGCCACCACACAAGCCCGATCCCGCCAAGGTCCGTGCCGCCCTCGACGGCCAGCTGATCGCCCTCGACGAGCCGCCCTACGACGGGCCCGAGAAGCTCACCGCGCTGCTGGGAGCCTGCGTCGGCGCGACCCTGCGCGCCTTCGAACGGGGGATCGTACCCGAGCGCGACGCGGCCCGGTTCGCTGTGCGCCACCTGCTGGACGAGCTGGCGACGACCGCCCCCGGCCGGACCGTCGAGGTGCGGGTGCCGCCGTACGCGGCCGTGCAGTGCGTCGAGGGGCCCTGCCACACTCGGGGCACCCCGCCGAACGTGGTCGAGACCGACGCGCGCACCTGGCTGGAGCTCGCCACCGGCCGGATGACCTGGGCCGAGGCGACGGAGGCCGGGAAGGTCACCGCGAGCGGGGCCAGGGCCGACCTCTCCGGCCACCTGCCACTGCGCTGA
- the purM gene encoding phosphoribosylformylglycinamidine cyclo-ligase has protein sequence MTSYAAAGVDIDAGERAVELMKAKVARSRRPEVVDDASGFAGLFDASALLGYRRPLLTTSTDGVGTKVMLAQRLDKHDTIGIDLVGMVVDDLVVCGAEPLFMTDYIACGKVVPERIAEIVGGVAEGCRMAGCALIGGETAEHPGAMGAQEYDLAGAATGVVEADRMLGRDRVREGDVVLALASSGIHSNGYSLVRHIIKLAGLSLGAEVPELGRTLGEELLEPTRIYSLDCLELARSVDVHAYAHITGGGLAGNLSRSLPPTLDALLDRSSWTPPAVFEVLAGHGKVAQADMDRTFNLGVGMAAIVGPDAVDPALALLAERGLPAWVLGEIVAGDGQARFR, from the coding sequence ATGACCAGCTACGCCGCCGCCGGGGTGGACATCGACGCGGGTGAGCGTGCCGTCGAGCTGATGAAGGCGAAGGTCGCGCGGTCGCGGCGGCCCGAGGTGGTCGACGACGCCAGCGGCTTCGCCGGTCTCTTCGACGCCTCGGCGCTGCTGGGCTACCGGCGTCCGCTGCTGACCACGTCGACCGACGGTGTCGGCACCAAGGTCATGCTGGCGCAGCGGCTGGACAAGCACGACACGATCGGCATCGACCTGGTCGGCATGGTCGTGGACGACCTGGTGGTCTGCGGTGCCGAGCCGTTGTTCATGACCGACTACATCGCCTGCGGCAAGGTCGTCCCGGAGCGGATCGCCGAGATCGTGGGCGGGGTGGCCGAGGGCTGCCGGATGGCGGGCTGCGCGCTCATCGGCGGGGAGACGGCCGAGCACCCCGGGGCCATGGGCGCCCAGGAGTACGACCTCGCCGGTGCCGCCACCGGAGTGGTGGAGGCCGACCGGATGCTCGGCCGCGACCGGGTCCGCGAGGGCGACGTGGTCCTCGCGCTGGCGTCCTCCGGCATCCACTCCAACGGCTACTCGCTGGTCCGGCACATCATCAAGCTGGCGGGGCTGTCGCTGGGGGCGGAGGTGCCCGAGCTGGGACGAACGCTCGGCGAGGAGCTGCTGGAGCCGACCAGGATCTATTCGCTCGACTGCCTGGAGCTGGCCCGTTCGGTCGACGTGCACGCATACGCGCACATCACGGGTGGCGGTCTGGCGGGCAACCTGTCCCGTTCCCTGCCGCCGACGCTGGACGCGCTGCTCGACCGCTCGTCGTGGACTCCGCCCGCCGTCTTCGAGGTGCTCGCCGGGCACGGCAAGGTGGCGCAGGCCGACATGGACCGCACCTTCAACCTGGGTGTGGGCATGGCCGCGATCGTCGGCCCCGACGCCGTGGACCCGGCCCTGGCCCTGCTCGCGGAGCGCGGCCTGCCGGCGTGGGTGCTCGGTGAGATCGTCGCCGGCGACGGTCAGGCGCGCTTCCGCTGA
- a CDS encoding DUF3073 domain-containing protein, with amino-acid sequence MGRGRAKAKQVKVARQLKYNSGGTDLDRLRDELGVRDDSDHNDDSNDAYDELAERYADYADEFGSGDDREDGPSGRR; translated from the coding sequence ATGGGGCGCGGCCGAGCAAAGGCCAAGCAGGTCAAGGTTGCTCGCCAGCTGAAGTACAACAGCGGTGGCACTGATCTTGACCGTCTTCGCGACGAGCTCGGAGTCAGAGACGACTCCGACCACAACGACGACTCCAACGACGCCTACGACGAGCTGGCGGAGCGGTACGCCGACTACGCCGATGAATTCGGCTCCGGGGACGACCGCGAAGACGGGCCTTCCGGTCGCCGCTAG
- a CDS encoding DUF4190 domain-containing protein, protein MDPNQPGRRREPQGGRPEREGSGSEEPPSASEEPTAQDEQAASRPGAAPPRSGEPSAHAVSPPPGPDTGPQSSGASAQEWMERSGPAEEPSGPPGASRWEPPGAGGTPAWEPSEPTVTPAWEPVERTGTPAWEPSGRGPTPGWESSADERVWPQEPADRPSATTPAGPGEPGEPTPWSPEPDEPDLPERPSSPVPEEPSLPRHPDQPRAPEVPGPQQVDPNATMTYGSPGYPRPDAAAAEDRADAAAEDREEERPAHPVPGATPPAYPGWESAAEPAGGPGPSGIPASARPSRYDPPTVPEGVPDHGDRDADQDEHDTTQPGHLPGQGGTWQQGPPPAGRSYPSHEGTPPRAGEAHPEQSRPGEPHAGEPYSAQPRTGGESYADRPPAGGPYAGQPMPGTPVYPGGTPYPAYPGGPAKQGGGLGTAALVLGIAGILLLVVCGIGVLPALVGLIIGIVAVAKGSNKGRAWVGIVLSVLTLVLAAVFVAWVYNRAGDCLNLPPQLQQRCIEDRFGVQIETGS, encoded by the coding sequence ATGGACCCGAACCAGCCCGGCCGGCGGCGTGAGCCGCAGGGCGGGCGGCCCGAGCGGGAAGGGTCCGGCTCGGAGGAGCCGCCGAGCGCCTCCGAGGAGCCGACGGCTCAGGACGAGCAGGCCGCCTCCCGACCCGGGGCCGCCCCTCCTCGCTCGGGTGAACCCTCCGCCCACGCCGTCTCCCCTCCGCCCGGGCCCGACACCGGGCCGCAGTCGTCCGGCGCGTCGGCGCAGGAGTGGATGGAACGTTCCGGCCCCGCGGAGGAACCCTCCGGACCGCCCGGGGCGTCCCGGTGGGAACCGCCGGGAGCGGGCGGGACGCCCGCCTGGGAGCCGTCCGAGCCGACTGTGACGCCCGCGTGGGAACCCGTCGAGCGGACGGGGACACCGGCCTGGGAGCCGTCCGGGCGGGGCCCCACGCCGGGCTGGGAGTCGTCCGCCGACGAGCGCGTGTGGCCGCAGGAGCCCGCCGACCGGCCGTCCGCGACGACACCGGCGGGACCGGGCGAGCCGGGGGAGCCCACCCCGTGGTCCCCCGAGCCCGACGAGCCGGACCTCCCGGAACGGCCGTCGTCGCCGGTGCCCGAGGAGCCGTCGCTCCCGCGGCACCCGGACCAGCCGCGCGCGCCGGAGGTGCCCGGCCCGCAGCAGGTCGATCCGAACGCCACGATGACATACGGCTCGCCGGGTTACCCGCGGCCGGACGCCGCGGCAGCGGAGGACCGGGCGGACGCGGCAGCGGAGGACCGGGAGGAGGAGCGGCCCGCTCACCCGGTGCCGGGTGCCACGCCCCCCGCCTACCCCGGCTGGGAGAGCGCCGCGGAGCCCGCCGGTGGGCCGGGACCGTCCGGGATCCCGGCCTCCGCCCGCCCCTCGCGCTACGACCCGCCGACGGTCCCGGAGGGCGTCCCGGACCACGGCGACCGGGACGCGGACCAGGACGAGCACGACACCACCCAGCCGGGGCACCTTCCAGGCCAGGGCGGGACCTGGCAGCAGGGGCCGCCACCGGCCGGTAGGTCGTACCCGTCCCACGAGGGCACCCCGCCCCGAGCCGGTGAAGCGCATCCGGAGCAGTCCCGGCCCGGTGAGCCGCACGCCGGTGAACCGTACTCCGCGCAGCCACGGACCGGTGGCGAGTCGTACGCGGACCGGCCTCCGGCCGGCGGGCCGTACGCGGGGCAGCCGATGCCCGGCACGCCCGTCTACCCGGGCGGCACGCCGTACCCGGCCTACCCGGGCGGTCCCGCGAAGCAGGGCGGCGGCCTGGGCACGGCCGCGCTCGTCCTGGGCATCGCCGGCATCCTGCTGCTCGTCGTCTGCGGGATCGGCGTGCTGCCGGCGCTCGTCGGCCTGATCATCGGCATCGTCGCGGTCGCCAAGGGCTCCAACAAGGGCCGGGCCTGGGTGGGCATCGTCCTGAGCGTCCTCACCCTGGTTCTCGCCGCGGTGTTCGTCGCCTGGGTCTACAACCGGGCGGGCGACTGCCTCAACCTGCCCCCGCAACTGCAGCAGCGCTGCATCGAGGATCGGTTCGGGGTCCAGATCGAGACCGGGTCCTGA
- the purF gene encoding amidophosphoribosyltransferase: MNHVLKGDGHLSHDLDPHDRPPKDACGVFGVWAPGEEVSKLTYYGLYALQHRGQESAGIAVSEGSRILVYKDMGLVAQVFDESVLGTLRGHLSIGHCRYSTTGSSVWENAQPTLSSTEEGGLALAHNGNLINTPELARRLAPGSTRATTDTEVLTSLLAQDRTQSIEDAAAELLPQVKGAYSLVFMSEKTLYAARDPQGVRPLVLGRLERGWVVASETAALDIVGATFVREIEPGELITIDERGVRSRRFALADPKGCLFEYVYLARPDTTIAGRGVQTTRVEVGRVLAREHPVEADLVIPTPESGTPAAVGYAEESGIPYGQGLVKNSYVGRTFIQPSQTIRQLGIRLKLNPLKEVVAGKRLVVVDDSIVRGNTQRAIVKMLREAGAREVHVRISSPPVAWPCFYGIDFATRAELIAGSLSVEEIRASLGADTLGYISLEGLTEATTIPAKRLCRACFDGEYPIPIDQDNVGKYVLEAKL; encoded by the coding sequence ATGAACCACGTGCTGAAGGGCGACGGCCATCTGAGCCATGACCTTGACCCCCACGACCGGCCCCCGAAAGACGCATGTGGCGTCTTCGGCGTCTGGGCTCCTGGGGAAGAAGTCTCCAAACTCACCTACTACGGGCTGTACGCGTTGCAGCACCGCGGCCAGGAGTCCGCGGGCATCGCGGTCAGCGAGGGCAGCCGCATCCTGGTCTACAAGGACATGGGCCTGGTCGCCCAGGTGTTCGACGAGTCGGTGCTCGGCACCCTCCGCGGCCACCTGTCGATCGGCCACTGCCGCTACTCGACCACCGGGTCGAGCGTCTGGGAGAACGCCCAGCCGACTCTGAGCTCGACCGAGGAGGGCGGGCTCGCGCTCGCCCACAACGGCAACCTCATCAACACCCCGGAGCTGGCACGCCGTCTGGCGCCGGGGTCGACCAGGGCGACCACCGACACCGAGGTGTTGACGTCGCTGCTCGCGCAGGACCGCACCCAGTCCATCGAGGACGCCGCCGCCGAACTCCTCCCGCAGGTCAAGGGCGCCTACTCGCTCGTCTTCATGAGCGAGAAGACGCTGTACGCGGCCCGTGACCCGCAGGGCGTCCGCCCGCTGGTGCTGGGGCGCCTGGAGCGCGGCTGGGTCGTCGCCTCCGAGACCGCCGCGCTGGACATCGTGGGCGCCACGTTCGTCCGCGAGATCGAGCCCGGTGAGCTGATCACCATCGACGAGCGCGGGGTGCGCTCGCGCAGGTTCGCGCTGGCCGATCCCAAGGGCTGCCTGTTCGAGTACGTCTACCTGGCCCGGCCCGACACGACGATCGCCGGCCGCGGTGTGCAGACCACCCGGGTCGAGGTCGGCCGCGTGCTGGCCCGGGAGCACCCGGTCGAAGCGGACCTGGTCATCCCGACCCCCGAGTCGGGCACGCCCGCCGCCGTCGGCTACGCCGAGGAGAGCGGGATCCCGTACGGCCAGGGTCTGGTGAAGAACTCCTACGTCGGCCGCACCTTCATCCAGCCGTCGCAGACGATCCGCCAGCTGGGCATCCGCCTGAAGCTCAACCCGCTGAAGGAGGTCGTCGCCGGCAAGCGCCTGGTCGTCGTGGACGACTCGATCGTCCGGGGCAACACGCAGCGGGCGATCGTCAAGATGCTGCGCGAGGCGGGTGCCCGCGAGGTGCACGTCCGCATCTCCTCGCCGCCGGTGGCCTGGCCGTGTTTCTACGGCATCGACTTCGCCACCCGGGCCGAGCTGATCGCCGGCTCGCTGAGCGTGGAGGAGATCCGCGCGTCGCTGGGTGCCGACACGCTGGGCTACATCTCGCTGGAGGGCCTGACCGAGGCCACCACGATCCCGGCGAAGCGGCTCTGCCGCGCCTGCTTCGACGGCGAGTACCCGATCCCGATCGACCAGGACAACGTGGGCAAGTACGTGCTGGAGGCCAAGCTGTGA
- a CDS encoding PhoX family protein — translation MANMSPRRLLPLLTSPHKGGRSALTCRFRCGDQCAHEVTNTSGNPYFGDVVAQAVSRRNMLRAGALGALVVGTGVGTALPAVADPEPEAEGFRHGNGHGNGHGGRGSLRFTPVAPNTDDKLTVPAGYASVAVVRWGDPVLPGAPEFDFENQTADAQAAQFGYNCDFVTFFPMGHNRGLLWVNHEYSDETLMFRGYKDGTSATEEQIKIGMAAHGGSVVEIQRVGDTGEWRLVTRGRRRYNRRITVHTPMRFTGPAAGSDLLKTAADPSGTKPVGMLNNCAGGTTPWGTVLTAEENFNQYFVNGNGVPEAQKPYLSRYGVSPTTGIPSGSRRFDRVEERFDLAKHPNEINRTGWIVEIDPFDPDSTPIKRTALGRFAHEGATTSLAADGRVVAYMGDDSRFEYVYKFVSRKRYIPGFDRHNRTLLDDGTLYVAKFTGDSPAAEIDGSGKLPADGGFDGSGEWIPLVTGNVSHVPGMTAAEVLVYTRVAADKVGATKMDRPEDVERNPVTGGVYVALTNNSNRTPAQADEANPRASNKHGHVLEIAERRNDAGATTFAWSLPLVCGDPKDPATYFAGFDKTKVSPISCPDNVAFDADGNLWISTDGNQLGANDGLFVMPVRGSERGHLRQFLSVPVGAETCGPLISKDQRSVFVAVQHPGETDDASPETPSSHWPDGGTAQPRPSVAVVWHTGGKKIGS, via the coding sequence GTGGCGAACATGTCGCCGCGCCGACTGCTCCCGCTGCTCACCAGCCCCCACAAGGGCGGCCGCAGCGCGCTCACCTGCCGTTTCCGCTGCGGCGACCAGTGCGCCCACGAAGTGACCAACACCAGCGGCAACCCGTACTTCGGTGACGTGGTGGCCCAGGCGGTCTCCCGCCGCAACATGCTCCGCGCCGGAGCCCTCGGCGCCCTGGTCGTCGGGACGGGGGTCGGCACCGCCCTCCCGGCCGTCGCCGACCCGGAGCCCGAGGCGGAGGGTTTCCGGCACGGCAACGGGCACGGGAACGGGCACGGCGGGAGGGGCAGCCTGCGTTTCACCCCTGTCGCACCGAACACCGACGACAAGCTGACGGTCCCCGCGGGGTACGCCTCGGTGGCCGTGGTGCGCTGGGGCGACCCGGTGCTGCCCGGCGCCCCCGAGTTCGACTTCGAGAACCAGACGGCCGACGCTCAGGCCGCGCAGTTCGGCTACAACTGCGACTTCGTGACGTTCTTCCCGATGGGCCACAACCGCGGCCTGCTCTGGGTGAACCACGAGTACTCCGACGAGACGCTGATGTTCCGCGGCTACAAGGACGGCACGTCCGCCACCGAGGAGCAGATCAAGATCGGCATGGCCGCGCACGGCGGCTCGGTCGTCGAGATCCAGCGCGTGGGCGACACCGGCGAGTGGCGGCTGGTCACCCGGGGGCGTCGCCGCTACAACCGCCGCATCACCGTACACACCCCCATGAGGTTCACCGGCCCGGCGGCGGGCAGCGACCTGCTCAAGACCGCCGCCGACCCGTCCGGCACCAAGCCGGTCGGCATGCTGAACAACTGCGCCGGCGGCACCACCCCGTGGGGCACCGTGCTCACCGCCGAGGAGAACTTCAACCAGTACTTCGTCAACGGCAACGGCGTGCCCGAGGCGCAGAAGCCCTACCTCTCGCGGTACGGCGTGAGCCCCACGACGGGCATCCCGAGCGGCAGCCGCCGCTTCGACCGGGTCGAGGAGCGGTTCGACCTGGCCAAGCACCCCAACGAGATCAACCGGACCGGCTGGATCGTGGAGATCGACCCGTTCGACCCCGACTCCACGCCGATCAAGCGCACCGCCCTGGGCCGGTTCGCGCACGAAGGCGCCACCACCTCCCTGGCCGCGGACGGCCGGGTCGTGGCCTACATGGGGGACGACTCCCGGTTCGAGTACGTCTACAAGTTCGTCTCCAGGAAGCGCTACATCCCCGGGTTCGACCGGCACAACCGGACCCTGCTGGACGACGGCACGCTGTACGTGGCCAAGTTCACCGGTGACAGCCCGGCCGCCGAGATCGACGGCTCCGGCAAGCTCCCCGCCGACGGCGGGTTCGACGGCTCCGGCGAGTGGATCCCGCTGGTCACCGGGAACGTCTCGCACGTGCCCGGGATGACCGCCGCCGAGGTGCTCGTCTACACCCGGGTGGCGGCCGACAAGGTCGGCGCGACCAAGATGGACCGTCCCGAGGACGTGGAGCGCAACCCGGTCACCGGCGGCGTCTACGTGGCCCTGACCAACAACTCCAACCGGACCCCGGCCCAGGCGGACGAGGCGAACCCTCGCGCGTCCAACAAGCACGGTCACGTCCTGGAGATCGCCGAACGCCGCAACGACGCCGGTGCCACGACCTTCGCCTGGTCGCTGCCGCTGGTCTGCGGCGACCCGAAGGACCCCGCCACCTACTTCGCCGGATTCGACAAGACCAAGGTCTCGCCGATCTCCTGCCCGGACAACGTCGCCTTCGACGCCGACGGCAACCTCTGGATCTCCACCGACGGCAACCAGCTCGGTGCCAACGACGGCCTGTTCGTCATGCCGGTACGCGGTTCCGAGCGCGGCCACCTGCGCCAGTTCCTCAGCGTTCCGGTCGGCGCGGAGACGTGCGGTCCGCTGATCAGCAAGGACCAGCGCAGCGTCTTCGTGGCCGTGCAGCACCCCGGTGAGACCGACGACGCCAGCCCGGAGACTCCCAGCAGCCACTGGCCCGACGGCGGCACCGCCCAGCCCCGCCCGTCCGTCGCGGTCGTCTGGCACACCGGAGGCAAGAAGATCGGTTCCTGA